A DNA window from Setaria viridis chromosome 2, Setaria_viridis_v4.0, whole genome shotgun sequence contains the following coding sequences:
- the LOC117846329 gene encoding ABC transporter G family member 1 isoform X1 translates to MAASPLPRWAPTPSPTRPLRVSSTGQTVMSSCSSWAVCSSFSSIFVPFRRSAAPPSPADAPANAADDGGGRVGCHPLDCVGARDRDLRPEDARPRVFLTWEDLTVTASSGKGSRAVILDRLSGCARPGEVLALMGPSGCGKTTLLDALAGRLGNDKKKTGSILINGRREKLAFGTSAYVTQETLLMATLTVAEAVHLSAELQLPGSVPAAERRARADRAIRQMGLAAVAGSRIGGRVCKGISGGQRRRVSICVELLASPALVFLDEPTSGLDSAASLHVMSRIAGLARAEGMTVVAAVHQPSSEVFQLFHGLCLLAYGRMVYFGPAAEAIEFFDANGYPCPLRRNPSDHFLTMINKDFEEFDEGSTLMLPCADEVIQTLVDSLISRGSLGMKNEAFTMEGAPLTKKRQAAFFTKCAVLTKRSCTNMHRDLGYYWLRFGIYIGICVSIGTIFCNVGYSFASIQARASMIMFTSTLLTMMSIGGFPSFVEDMKIFRKEQLSGHYDATAFVISNTLSSTPYLGIISIIPGAIAYYLTGLQRSFDHFVYFAAVLWACTMLVEGLMMIVAAIVPDFLLGIITGSGIQGLLMLNAGFFRLPSDLPKPIWKYPTYYISYHKYATQGLYKNEFLGLAFENLGEGLTISGEYILKTYLQVEMGYSKWVDLAILLAMVLIYRVLFLVIIKVGEAVRPMIKCISLKV, encoded by the exons ATGGCAGCCTCACCGTTACCAAGATGGGCACCGACACCGAGCCCGACCAGACCGCTCAGGGTGTCGAGCACCGGGCAAACAGTGATGTCATCATGTAGCAGCTGGGCGGTGTGCAGCTCGTTCAGCTCCATCTTTGTGCCCTTCCGGCGttctgccgcgccgccgtcgccagcgGATGCTCCGGCCAATGCGgcggatgacggcggcggccgagtcGGCTGTCATCCACTGGACTGTGTTGGAGCAAGAGACCGTGATCTTCGCCCAGAGGATGCCAGGCCTAGGGTTTTCCTGACATGGGAGGACCTCACGGTGACAGCCTCCAGTGGGAAGGGGAGCCGTGCAGTGATTCTCGACAGGCTCAGCGGGTGTGCACGCCCTGGAGAAGTTCTGGCTCTTATGGGGCCTTCGGGTTGTGGCAAGACCACCCTACTTGACGCCCTAGCTG GACGACTTGGGAACGACAAGAAAAAGACGGGTAGCATCTTGATCAATGGCCGACGAGAGAAGCTTGCTTTCGGAACATCC GCCTACGTGACCCAAGAAACCCTGCTGATGGCGACGCTGACGGTGGCGGAGGCCGTCCACTTGTCGGCGGAGCTCCAGCTGCCGGGCTCGGTGCCGGCGGCCGAGAGGCGTGCGCGCGCCGACCGCGCGATCCGGCAGATGGGGCTGGCCGCGGTGGCCGGGAGCCGGATCGGCGGTCGTGTGTGCAAGGGGATcagcggcgggcagcggcggcgggtcagCATCTGCGTCGAGCTGCTGGCGTCGCCGGCGCTGGTGTTCCTCGACGAGCCCACCAGCGGGCTCGACAGCGCCGCGTCGCTCCACGTCATGAGCCGCATCGCGGGGCTGGCCCGGGCGGAGGGGATGACCGTCGTGGCCGCCGTGCACCAGCCCAGCAGCGAGGTGTTCCAGCTCTTCCATGGCCTCTGCCTGCTGGCGTATGGGAGGATGGTCTACTTCGGCCCAGCAGCGGAGGCCATCGAG TTCTTTGATGCTAATGGCTACCCATGTCCCTTGAGAAGGAACCCTTCAGATCACTTCTTAACGATGATAAATAAAGATTTTGAG GAATTTGATGAAGGGTCCACACTTATGTTACCATGCGCGGATGAAGTCATACAAACTTTAGTAGATTCCTTAATATCTCGGGGGAGTTTAGGAATGAAAAATGAAGCATTTACAATGGAG GGTGCACCTTTAACTAAGAAAAGGCAAGCTGCTTTCTTTACCAAATGTGCAGTGTTAACCAAAAGGTCATGTACTAACATGCATCGAGATCTGGGCTACTATTGGTTGCGATTTGGTATCTATATAGGCATTTGTGTGAGCATTGGAACAATTTTCTGCAATGTTGGCTACAGTTTTGCATCAATCCAG GCAAGAGCCTCTATGATAATGTTTACATCAACTCTATTGACAATGATGTCAATTGGAGGATTCCCATCATTTGTCGAGGACATGAAG ATATTCAGAAAAGAGCAGCTGAGTGGTCATTATGATGCTACTGCATTCGTCATCTCTAACACACTTTCATCAACACCATACTTAGGGATCATCTCTATAATACCAGGTGCAATAGCTTATTACCTGACTGGGCTTCAAAGAAGCTTTGATCACTTCGTCTACTTCGCAGCAGTGCTATGGGCATGCACAATGCTGGTTGAGGGATTGATGATGATTGTTGCAGCCATTGTGCCTGATTTTCTTCTTGGCATAATCACTGGATCAGGAATCCAAGGACTACTAATGCTAAATGCTGGTTTCTTCAGGCTTCCAAGTGACCTTCCAAAACCCATATGGAAGTATCCGACATACTATATCTCCTACCACAAATATGCCACTCAAGGACTTTACAAGAACGAGTTTCTGGGTTTAGCATTTGAGAATTTAGGAGAGGGACTCACTATTAGTGGTGAGTACATCCTTAAGACCTACTTACAAGTGGAGATGGGTTACTCGAAGTGGGTGGATCTTGCCATATTGCTTGCCATGGTCTTGATCTATAGGGTGCTTTTCTTAGTTATTATAAAGGTAGGTGAGGCAGTAAGACCCATGATTAAATGTATATCACTTAAAGTGTAA
- the LOC117846365 gene encoding protein TIC 22-like, chloroplastic — translation MPFQFQFPWFKNPTAADGTSDPNPNPSPRIPNPFVPIQAHLTSFLSSLPRALPPPPPWARIPSPSSASATASASTALRVTEIEERLAGVPVYALANAAQEFVLVSSAREGGQGGDGARQPPALGLLCFRKEDADALLEQMEGDMRAGSSVVPVALNKVIQLKSDGVAFRFLPDSSQVANAIKLMQDEGLYAREGFPGVPVFQSRSLVLMSDNKRYRPVFFRKEDLDNSLYRTSRDQQKPNPAVRLGDTQVSSLEDIIKSMKDNSSSKWDDVVFIPPGFDLATGSKPSHLNK, via the exons atGCCTTTCCAATTCCAGTTCCCATGGTTCAAgaaccccaccgccgccgacggcacctCCGACCCAAACCCCAATCCTAGCCCCCGCATCCCCAATCCCTTCGTCCCCATCCAAGCCCACctcacctccttcctctcctccctcccccgggccctcccgccgccgccgccctgggcACGCATCCCCTCGCCCTCCTCGGCTTCGgccacggcctccgcctccacggCCCTCCGGGTAACCGAGATCGAGGAGCGGCTCGCCGGGGTACCCGTGTACGCGCTCGCCAACGCCGCCCAGGAGTTCGTGCTCGTGTCGTCCGCCCGCGAGGGAGGGCAAGGGGGCGATGGCGCGCGGCAGCCTCCAGCGCTCGGCCTGCTATGCTTCCGGAAGGAGGATGCCGACGCGCTGCTGGAGCAGATGGAGGGCGACATGCGCGCCGGTTCCAGCGTCGTGCCCGTCGCGCTCAACAAG GTCATCCAACTAAAGTCTGATGGTGTGGCATTTAGATTCCTCCCTGATTCATCTCAGGTGGCTAATGCAATTAAG TTGATGCAAGATGAAGGGCTGTATGCCAGAGAGGGATTTCCAGGAGTTCCAGTTTTTCAG TCAAGGAGCTTGGTCTTGATGAGTGATAACAAGAGATATCGTCCAGTTTTCTTCAGAAAG GAGGACTTGGATAACTCACTGTACCGGACCTCTCGTGATCAGCAAAAACCTAATCCTGCTGTTAGGCTTGGTGACACTCAG GTTTCTTCTTTGGAAGATATCATCAAATCTATGAAG GATAACTCCTCTTCAAAATGGGATGATGTTGTATTTATTCCTCCTGGATTTGACCTTGCTACTGGCTCGAAGCCATCACACCTCAACAAGTAG
- the LOC117846364 gene encoding acidic endochitinase, translated as MATRSSLAQLLLIAVAAAQIVGSLAGGISIYWGQNGGEGTLADTCATGNYKFVNLAFLAAFGNGQPPVLNLAGHCDPTSGGCTSLSADIKSCQSNGVKVMLSIGGGAGSYYLSSADDAKNVATYLWNNFLGGQSSSRPLGDAVLDGIDFDIEGGTNQHWDDLARYLKGYSNSARRVYLTAAPQCPFPDAWVGGALNTGLFDYVWVQFYNNPPCQYSSGSTTDLASAWKQWLSIPAKQIFLGLPASPQAAGSGFIPADDLKSQVLPLIKSSGKYGGIMLWSKYYDDQDGYSSSVKSDV; from the coding sequence ATGGCAACCAGATCATCGCTTGCGCAACTGCTGCTCATAGCAGTAGCTGCTGCACAAATTGTTGGGTCACTCGCTGGTGGCATTTCCATATATTGGGGTCAGAATGGTGGCGAGGGCACACTGGCTGACACCTGCGCCACCGGCAACTACAAGTTTGTCAACTTAGCCTTCCTCGCAGCCTTTGGCAATGGCCAGCCCCCGGTGCTCAACCTGGCAGGCCACTGTGACCCGACCAGTGGTGGCTGCACCAGCCTGAGCGCCGACATCAAGTCATGCCAGAGCAACGGTGTCAAGGTTATGCTATCGATTGGTGGTGGTGCAGGCAGCTACTACCTGTCCTCGGCCGATGATGCCAAGAATGTGGCCACATACCTGTGGAACAACTTCTTAGGTGGGCAGTCCTCTTCTCGCCCCCTCGGTGATGCGGTTCTTGATGGCATAGACTTTGACATCGAGGGCGGCACCAACCAGCACTGGGATGATCTTGCAAGGTACTTGAAAGGTTACAGCAACTCTGCCAGGAGGGTGTACCTGACTGCTGCGCCTCAGTGCCCGTTTCCTGATGCCTGGGTCGGTGGAGCTCTCAACACCGGCCTGTTTGACTACGTCTGGGTGCAGTTCTACAACAACCCTCCCTGCCAGTACAGCTCAGGCAGCACCACTGACCTTGCAAGTGCATGGAAGCAGTGGCTGTCAATTCCGGCGAAGCAGATCTTTCTTGGCCTGCCAGCTTCACCTCAGGCAGCAGGAAGCGGGTTTATACCAGCTGATGATCTGAAGTCCCAGGTTCTACCATTGATCAAGAGCTCTGGAAAGTACGGTGGGATCATGCTGTGGTCCAAGTACTATGATGACCAAGATGGCTACAGTTCTTCAGTCAAGAGTGATGTTTAA
- the LOC117846329 gene encoding ABC transporter G family member 1 isoform X3, which produces MAASPLPRWAPTPSPTRPLRVSSTGQTVMSSCSSWAVCSSFSSIFVPFRRSAAPPSPADAPANAADDGGGRVGCHPLDCVGARDRDLRPEDARPRVFLTWEDLTVTASSGKGSRAVILDRLSGCARPGEVLALMGPSGCGKTTLLDALAGRLGNDKKKTGSILINGRREKLAFGTSAYVTQETLLMATLTVAEAVHLSAELQLPGSVPAAERRARADRAIRQMGLAAVAGSRIGGRVCKGISGGQRRRVSICVELLASPALVFLDEPTSGLDSAASLHVMSRIAGLARAEGMTVVAAVHQPSSEVFQLFHGLCLLAYGRMVYFGPAAEAIEFFDANGYPCPLRRNPSDHFLTMINKDFEEFDEGSTLMLPCADEVIQTLVDSLISRGSLGMKNEAFTMEGAPLTKKRQAAFFTKCAVLTKRSCTNMHRDLGYYWLRFGIYIGICVSIGTIFCNVGYSFASIQARASMIMFTSTLLTMMSIGGFPSFVEDMKVQMSIPMEICLSFREVQ; this is translated from the exons ATGGCAGCCTCACCGTTACCAAGATGGGCACCGACACCGAGCCCGACCAGACCGCTCAGGGTGTCGAGCACCGGGCAAACAGTGATGTCATCATGTAGCAGCTGGGCGGTGTGCAGCTCGTTCAGCTCCATCTTTGTGCCCTTCCGGCGttctgccgcgccgccgtcgccagcgGATGCTCCGGCCAATGCGgcggatgacggcggcggccgagtcGGCTGTCATCCACTGGACTGTGTTGGAGCAAGAGACCGTGATCTTCGCCCAGAGGATGCCAGGCCTAGGGTTTTCCTGACATGGGAGGACCTCACGGTGACAGCCTCCAGTGGGAAGGGGAGCCGTGCAGTGATTCTCGACAGGCTCAGCGGGTGTGCACGCCCTGGAGAAGTTCTGGCTCTTATGGGGCCTTCGGGTTGTGGCAAGACCACCCTACTTGACGCCCTAGCTG GACGACTTGGGAACGACAAGAAAAAGACGGGTAGCATCTTGATCAATGGCCGACGAGAGAAGCTTGCTTTCGGAACATCC GCCTACGTGACCCAAGAAACCCTGCTGATGGCGACGCTGACGGTGGCGGAGGCCGTCCACTTGTCGGCGGAGCTCCAGCTGCCGGGCTCGGTGCCGGCGGCCGAGAGGCGTGCGCGCGCCGACCGCGCGATCCGGCAGATGGGGCTGGCCGCGGTGGCCGGGAGCCGGATCGGCGGTCGTGTGTGCAAGGGGATcagcggcgggcagcggcggcgggtcagCATCTGCGTCGAGCTGCTGGCGTCGCCGGCGCTGGTGTTCCTCGACGAGCCCACCAGCGGGCTCGACAGCGCCGCGTCGCTCCACGTCATGAGCCGCATCGCGGGGCTGGCCCGGGCGGAGGGGATGACCGTCGTGGCCGCCGTGCACCAGCCCAGCAGCGAGGTGTTCCAGCTCTTCCATGGCCTCTGCCTGCTGGCGTATGGGAGGATGGTCTACTTCGGCCCAGCAGCGGAGGCCATCGAG TTCTTTGATGCTAATGGCTACCCATGTCCCTTGAGAAGGAACCCTTCAGATCACTTCTTAACGATGATAAATAAAGATTTTGAG GAATTTGATGAAGGGTCCACACTTATGTTACCATGCGCGGATGAAGTCATACAAACTTTAGTAGATTCCTTAATATCTCGGGGGAGTTTAGGAATGAAAAATGAAGCATTTACAATGGAG GGTGCACCTTTAACTAAGAAAAGGCAAGCTGCTTTCTTTACCAAATGTGCAGTGTTAACCAAAAGGTCATGTACTAACATGCATCGAGATCTGGGCTACTATTGGTTGCGATTTGGTATCTATATAGGCATTTGTGTGAGCATTGGAACAATTTTCTGCAATGTTGGCTACAGTTTTGCATCAATCCAG GCAAGAGCCTCTATGATAATGTTTACATCAACTCTATTGACAATGATGTCAATTGGAGGATTCCCATCATTTGTCGAGGACATGAAGGTGCAGATGTCAATACCAATGGAGATATGTCTTAGTTTTCGTGAG GTGCAATAG
- the LOC117846329 gene encoding ABC transporter G family member 1 isoform X2: MAASPLPRWAPTPSPTRPLRVSSTGQTVMSSCSSWAVCSSFSSIFVPFRRSAAPPSPADAPANAADDGGGRVGCHPLDCVGARDRDLRPEDARPRVFLTWEDLTVTASSGKGSRAVILDRLSGCARPGEVLALMGPSGCGKTTLLDALAGRLGNDKKKTGSILINGRREKLAFGTSAYVTQETLLMATLTVAEAVHLSAELQLPGSVPAAERRARADRAIRQMGLAAVAGSRIGGRVCKGISGGQRRRVSICVELLASPALVFLDEPTSGLDSAASLHVMSRIAGLARAEGMTVVAAVHQPSSEVFQLFHGLCLLAYGRMVYFGPAAEAIEFFDANGYPCPLRRNPSDHFLTMINKDFEEFDEGSTLMLPCADEVIQTLVDSLISRGSLGMKNEAFTMEGAPLTKKRQAAFFTKCAVLTKRSCTNMHRDLGYYWLRFGIYIGICVSIGTIFCNVGYSFASIQARASMIMFTSTLLTMMSIGGFPSFVEDMKVQMSIPMEICLSFREGSSL, from the exons ATGGCAGCCTCACCGTTACCAAGATGGGCACCGACACCGAGCCCGACCAGACCGCTCAGGGTGTCGAGCACCGGGCAAACAGTGATGTCATCATGTAGCAGCTGGGCGGTGTGCAGCTCGTTCAGCTCCATCTTTGTGCCCTTCCGGCGttctgccgcgccgccgtcgccagcgGATGCTCCGGCCAATGCGgcggatgacggcggcggccgagtcGGCTGTCATCCACTGGACTGTGTTGGAGCAAGAGACCGTGATCTTCGCCCAGAGGATGCCAGGCCTAGGGTTTTCCTGACATGGGAGGACCTCACGGTGACAGCCTCCAGTGGGAAGGGGAGCCGTGCAGTGATTCTCGACAGGCTCAGCGGGTGTGCACGCCCTGGAGAAGTTCTGGCTCTTATGGGGCCTTCGGGTTGTGGCAAGACCACCCTACTTGACGCCCTAGCTG GACGACTTGGGAACGACAAGAAAAAGACGGGTAGCATCTTGATCAATGGCCGACGAGAGAAGCTTGCTTTCGGAACATCC GCCTACGTGACCCAAGAAACCCTGCTGATGGCGACGCTGACGGTGGCGGAGGCCGTCCACTTGTCGGCGGAGCTCCAGCTGCCGGGCTCGGTGCCGGCGGCCGAGAGGCGTGCGCGCGCCGACCGCGCGATCCGGCAGATGGGGCTGGCCGCGGTGGCCGGGAGCCGGATCGGCGGTCGTGTGTGCAAGGGGATcagcggcgggcagcggcggcgggtcagCATCTGCGTCGAGCTGCTGGCGTCGCCGGCGCTGGTGTTCCTCGACGAGCCCACCAGCGGGCTCGACAGCGCCGCGTCGCTCCACGTCATGAGCCGCATCGCGGGGCTGGCCCGGGCGGAGGGGATGACCGTCGTGGCCGCCGTGCACCAGCCCAGCAGCGAGGTGTTCCAGCTCTTCCATGGCCTCTGCCTGCTGGCGTATGGGAGGATGGTCTACTTCGGCCCAGCAGCGGAGGCCATCGAG TTCTTTGATGCTAATGGCTACCCATGTCCCTTGAGAAGGAACCCTTCAGATCACTTCTTAACGATGATAAATAAAGATTTTGAG GAATTTGATGAAGGGTCCACACTTATGTTACCATGCGCGGATGAAGTCATACAAACTTTAGTAGATTCCTTAATATCTCGGGGGAGTTTAGGAATGAAAAATGAAGCATTTACAATGGAG GGTGCACCTTTAACTAAGAAAAGGCAAGCTGCTTTCTTTACCAAATGTGCAGTGTTAACCAAAAGGTCATGTACTAACATGCATCGAGATCTGGGCTACTATTGGTTGCGATTTGGTATCTATATAGGCATTTGTGTGAGCATTGGAACAATTTTCTGCAATGTTGGCTACAGTTTTGCATCAATCCAG GCAAGAGCCTCTATGATAATGTTTACATCAACTCTATTGACAATGATGTCAATTGGAGGATTCCCATCATTTGTCGAGGACATGAAGGTGCAGATGTCAATACCAATGGAGATATGTCTTAGTTTTCGTGAG GGATCATCTCTATAA
- the LOC117845566 gene encoding putative lipid-transfer protein DIR1 has product MVKEQALAGLLIALVALATMEGTHAICGMANEDFKLCQPAAAVNDPTDNPSAECCAALGKADLGCICRYRGVAGIWMRIYHIDPSRAMALPGKCGLTMPGNCS; this is encoded by the coding sequence ATGGTGAAGGAACAGGCATTAGCCGGACTGCTCATTGCCTTGGTGGCCCTCGCCACAATGGAGGGCACCCACGCCATCTGCGGCATGGCGAACGAGGACTTCAAGCTGtgccagccggcggcggccgtcaaTGACCCGACCGACAACCCGTCGGCAGAGTGCTGCGCCGCCCTTGGTAAGGCCGACCTGGGATGCATCTGCCGCTACCGGGGCGTCGCCGGCATATGGATGAGGATCTACCACATCGACCCAAGCCGCGCCATGGCGCTGCCGGGCAAGTGCGGCCTCACCATGCCCGGCAACTGCTCGTGA
- the LOC117842889 gene encoding putative lipid-transfer protein DIR1 gives MAKAQAMGALLTVLVVLATSAEMAHGICNLSSTGIRACQPAAAIRNPTDQPSSECCAALAGADLPCLCRYKNAAGVWVRFYRIDINRAMALPGKCGLAMPANC, from the coding sequence ATGGCAAAGGCCCAGGCAATGGGCGCTCTCCTGACCGTCCTGGTGGTCCTCGCCACGTCGGCCGAGATGGCGCACGGCATCTGCAACCTGTCGAGCACCGGCATCCGGGCAtgccagccggcggcggccatccgCAACCCGACCGACCAGCCGTCGTCGGAGTGCTGCGCCGCCCTGGCGGGGGCCGACCTGCCGTGCCTGTGCCGGTACAAGAACGCCGCCGGCGTGTGGGTGAGGTTCTACAGGATCGACATCAACCGCGCCATGGCGTTGCCGGGCAAGTGTGGTCTTGCGATGCCAGCCAACTGCTGA
- the LOC117845628 gene encoding uncharacterized protein encodes MAKAQAMGALLTVLVILATSAEMAHGICNLSSTGIRACQPAAAIRHPTDQPSAECCAALAGADLPCLCRYKNAAGVWVRFYRIDINRAMGLPGKCGLAMPANC; translated from the coding sequence ATGGCGAAGGCACAGGCAATGGGCGCGCTCCTGACCGTCCTGGTGATCCTCGCCACGTCGGCCGAGATGGCGCACGGCATCTGCAACCTGTCGAGCACCGGCATCCGGGCGtgccagccggcggcggccatccgCCACCCCACCGACCAGCCCTCGGCGGAGTGCTGCGCCGCCCTGGCGGGGGCAGACCTGCCGTGCCTGTGCCGGTACAAGAACGCCGCCGGCGTGTGGGTGAGGTTCTACAGGATCGACATCAACCGCGCCATGGGGCTGCCGGGCAAGTGCGGCCTCGCGATGCCGGCCAACTGCTGA
- the LOC117845841 gene encoding putative lipid-transfer protein DIR1 yields MAKTQKLAALLLAIVVALATMEGAHAICGMANEDFKLCQPAAAVNDPTDNPSAECCATLGKADLGCICRYRGVAGIWMRIYHIDPSRAMALPGKCGLTMPNNCS; encoded by the coding sequence ATGGCAAAAACACAGAAATTAGCTGCACTGCTGCTTGCCATTGTAGTTGCCCTCGCCACAATGGAGGGCGCCCATGCCATCTGCGGCATGGCGAACGAGGACTTCAAGCTGtgccagccggcggcggccgtgaaTGACCCGACCGACAACCCGTCGGCGGAGTGCTGCGCCACCCTTGGTAAGGCCGACCTGGGATGCATCTGCCGCTACCGGGGCGTCGCCGGCATATGGATGAGGATCTACCACATCGACCCCAGCCGCGCCATGGCGTTGCCGGGCAAGTGCGGCCTCACCATGCCAAACAACTGCTCGTGA